From the Deltaproteobacteria bacterium genome, the window CTTTTGTGCGAGCCTGAGGGCCCGTTTCATGTAGAATTCGTCCATTGAGAAGCTGGCTCCCATTCATAAATATTTTGCACGTTATACCACGCCTGTCATAGATGTAAAGGGTGAATAGCAAAAGAATGTTTCTGTTGTTGAGGGGTTTTTAATGTGATATAGGGAAACGCGATTGTTACGAGAGGGGGCATTTGACTCCCTCCGGTATGCGGGAAATATGGCGGCAAAGACAGGAGTACATAAAATATGATCGAAGGGGTTATGATTAAAAAGCTGAGGGTCATACCGGATGAGCGGGGCAGGTTGATGGAGATTCTGCGCATGGACGATGAGATGTTTAAAGGATTCGGCCAGGTGTATATGACAACCGCCAATCCCGGAGTGGTAAAGGGCTGGCATTATCATAAAAAGCAGTATGACAACATGGCCGTTGTGAAAGGGATGATGAAGATTGTTCTTTATGACGGCAGGCCGAATTCTGCAACATACGGTGAGGTAAACGAAGTATTTGCCGGTGAGCACAACCCTGTCCTGGTGCACATTCCTCCCTATGTGTATCACGGGTTCAAGTGTATATCTACAGAGGAGGCCGTGGTCGTCAATACCCCTACGGATGTTTACAATTATAAAGATCCGGACGAATTCAGAGTCCATCCCCACGATAATGACATCCCTTACGAATGGGACCGGAAGGATGGCTAATGGCAGTGCGAATTACGAGACACGTGAGTAGATAGGGTTTCATGGACGTATTTCTGGATATCTTTTTCACTGTTGCAGGTGCTGCCGTTGGGAGTTTTCTCAATGTGTTAATCTGTCGAATTCCCGAGGGTCAATCTATCGTCTTTCCTGCCTCGCATTGCCCGAAATGCATGCATGCCATCAGATTTTACGATAATATACCTATCATCAGCTACCTTGTTTTACGGGGGAAGTGCCGGGACTGTCACGAAAAGATTTCTCTCCGGTATCCCATTGTAGAAGCGATTACAGCCCTCCTGTCACTGCTGTTATTCTGGAAATTTGGTCTTGGCCTGAAATACCTCTTTTCTTTCATATTCACCTGTGCATTGATTGTCATCACCTT encodes:
- a CDS encoding dTDP-4-dehydrorhamnose 3,5-epimerase family protein, whose amino-acid sequence is MIEGVMIKKLRVIPDERGRLMEILRMDDEMFKGFGQVYMTTANPGVVKGWHYHKKQYDNMAVVKGMMKIVLYDGRPNSATYGEVNEVFAGEHNPVLVHIPPYVYHGFKCISTEEAVVVNTPTDVYNYKDPDEFRVHPHDNDIPYEWDRKDG